ATTTATCTGAAATGGACTTTTAAACGAATAATATTAATTCTACGAAGTACATCCTGCATGAGCTTCATAAAGAGTCACCGATTAATATTAAGAACAAGAGGGCTCTATCTAGTTCAGACGGTCAGCCTTCAATAACGGAAGTTTACTGAAACGATGTGTTGTGGTTGAGTGAAATAAGTTCTATTCTATCATGCATCTTCCGGCAGTTCCGGCAACATCGTGACTTGAGCATTTAGCTGTTCCAGGTGGGAGGACGGATCCTAGACAGCCATCAAGGATtttcaattaaaattatttttaaaaattgtattGGAAATAGTGACAGTACTAGTTTGTATTGTACgatttaaattgaataatattTAAGTTGTAATTGTAAATTGAATTTCAGGTAGGtagacttttttaaataaatgaatactaAAGATATTGTGCACGTTAATCAATGGGCTAAATGAGACACATAATAATGAGcgtaaacttttaataaaaCCGAATACATAATTACAAAAAGAACTTGAAACTACATACATTAGTACCTTTTACTACCATATCTGTAATGGAAAAAGGCATTCTATCTCTGAAACAaatatcattttaaattaaatacaacaTTGTTGTAGGTATGTGGCTTTCCACGTTTAGGTACTAGTACACAATTCAAAACACAATTCAAAACTTGTTGTTGGCTTGCGGGAAATTGCATTGCAAGATTGCAATTAATTCGTTAACTGTTCTATTCTAAATTATTTACTGATGTTCCGTATTTTGggagaaaaaaacatttttagggCTGACAAGTCAACAATGACATTATCCAACTGGGTTTGACTTATGCAGTCAATTTAGACGTGTCAACAGCGTGTCAATCTGGCAACGTCGCAATCATAAAGGTGTTTTGTACTGGTGATTTACTTACaacttttttacacaaaaatggCAATATCTCTAAAATAAAGCCGAATTTAGCAGACATTAATTAGCATTTTTAACTTCTAATATGGTCAGGAATATGATGTTAAAATATTTCCCTTTCCTCATGGGCACCGTGTATAAGTATTCCATTGCCTTCCCTTCATTGACTCTCCTCAAATCAGATAATAAGGTATGTAGTCCGAATTCCTGATAGTTTGCGTTGTTGCACTCGATTCCTTATGCCACGCCAGATTTAAGTTTCGAACCAAGAGTTAAGTCATCCTATGTTATATGCTGAATCAGAAACACGCCCAAACCAAACTACAAAAGCTAAGTAATTGTAACAGAATTACGTACAGCACCTACTCGCCAATATGATACCTATTCATATTTTTTCCGTGgaacgtttttttaaataaattataaatttttaaataaattttaaccacgcatttttgAACAAACGTTTTTACTTCAAAAATGCGCggttaaaattttaaacaaaaaatataatgacTTTTAATTTTCAAGCAGAAACGTTTGCTAACGATTctgaacatttttatattatagaaaaaaatagaaaaatttacgcttccggcgggattTGCTTGAACCCGCAACTTCTGCGATCCGTGCATTGCTCTTAACCTATTGATCTGCGGAAGCCACGCCGTacctcgcaaatctttccatgcctttccttatgtacctacacacgtcttagtccgttttcacattatccgatccgatatcggatgtcggaaggatttcaatggaaaaatccaagatggcgcctgtaatgtatgggatatcggtccgacatccgatatcggatcggataatgtgaaaacgcacttagggtgaCGTATCACCATCTACCgacaatttttcctttaatataaaaatgtttaaaatgaacgacttttgttatttttggagattttgttttggttttttattattgtatttaaatgtattttcacataaaaagtaaatgttattcataatactggcaaataaaatgaaatttaacttttttttttctaaaaacctcattTTTTGAAAGATGTTACTTCtaattctccataatggcatcaacacCGTTAAAAAGGCCCGTTGTACTGAATAACAATAAGAAACATTTcttttttcaattggtaataactctgaaactaggcgatatCCAGAGAAGTTTTTATATGACATTGtggtcaggaatacactgttaaaatctttcgggtcaTTCAGGTCCACAGTGTATACTTGTTAGTGATTTTTACTATAGGTAGTCAAGGAGTAGTTTTTTGTGCTagagatgaaaaaaaaaactttgtatGGTATaaatttttacattattttagcCTTTTTAAAATGACTGTTGATACGTAAGTGTAATACTGACCTGCAGAAAGACCCAATCGCCTTTAGGTTTCGCCCCGTTAATCATCTTTTCAGCCACTGGCCCCTGGCCCTGGCCCAAAGAAATTGAATGGACTCGATCTCGTACGCCCATTTCAGTGGCGAATCTCTGAAATGCCCCGAACGGGTCTGACCCGGTGCTCAGTACAAACACTAGGGGTATTGCACACGTAGTGTCGGCATATCTGAAATATGAAGtgagattttacaagagcattAAGTGCCTAACAAGTTAATTGTTAAATTGGTTAGAATTTAGAACGGTTgctttatttagttatgtaagGCACGACAAGGACACGAGAACAAGACATATGCCCATCGGTCCTTTTTGAGGAACCTCGCTAAATGCAATGCTCGTGTAAGTGAGTTAGTTGGTACCTAGGTTTAGGATGTtgattttatgtaggtatttccGGTGTATGTTAGTAATTTAACCCTACAATTGTACCTAATTAAACTAATTGATTGTGAGCATGACAGACGATTAACTCGCATTGGTATTGAAGTGTATAGTTACAGTTTGTGAATAATTACAAAGGCTAAATGTCAATTAAAAAATCCACCATATATAAACTGAATGAGATGGAAAAAATCGACCAAGAAGCAGAAAGAAGTCAGTTACGTGtgttggaaaaaaggtaaatatccGTTTCCATCCAACGCTAATTTGAATATTAAACTTTCTTTGCAGCACTTATTCCAATCCTTATTGTCTAATTACAATCAATATTTCAATCGGTAAGTACATACATCTTTAATGTTAAAAGATTTCAATATTATAGCATTGGCATTATCAATCGATTCGGTTACAATACATACTAGTCTAGAAGCTTAAACAATTGTAGCTTTAGCAGCATAATAGACGACATATATCACtcaataattgattgattcattaCGACATGGTTCTATTTCTGTAACAATCTAGACAATCTGGTGATCAAATTGAATGATTGTAGATGGCTTGGAGTCTGTCTCTGTTCTCGGAAAAACAGTAAAAGTTTAATTTGAAAACATCGTTGATACgcatatgtatattatttataaaatagtttTGTGGACAAATTTGAGCTTTTCTCGCTTAGTGCAAAAGCTCAGTCAAGAGTGTCAAGgctatgttattttatttgttatagaACCTAGATCTATCGTTACGTTAAATTAACGTCCACGATTAGGCTTACGttgctttaatatttatttttatttttaagaggTGGAAATGTGTAGCCTAAAAGGCACTTTGCTGACGGTTGCCGTGTGTCTGGTGTTTGCCAAAATGGGGGAGTCCTCCAAGGAGGTGTTGCATAAAATGTCGACCCACTTCAAAGAAGCTTTAGACGATTGTAAAAAAGAGGTTCGTACTTCATAATCTCTAAAAGTAGTAAGGTAacataccccataatggacggtgatgccattatggacaaaaaacacaaatccttaaaaataagtatctaaaattagtttctaaaaactgacggctatgtaccataaactagagtcgtagagctgtttcattttgaagtttcaattaattcggttatttctgaaggatttggcgacaagataaaattcaccagtttactgaaaaaaatatcaagacgaattcttagtaatgttgctaagagagttgagttcatgtataaaataataaaaaaataatactcggtgtaaacttgaatgagttttacttactgcattaagcatgagataaggtataaaacatactagtttgttgccccaaagatataaagaaatggcgttattttgcgagtgtccattactggaaccgaaaaactgcgtacctcctatgatggacaaggaacaatttacaaaaccaaaatttataagaaacaatcctatgataaaataacccaaactaattttatttggggtatataaaattgactcattgagtatcagttggctttaaaagtaaaattttaaacttatttcactgtccataatgggggttccattactggagaactgccgtccgtaattggagaaaaaacacctagttttaatttgttaactatgaagaaaccaattggagtatctattctgcaatacgcttgaaatgtcaaagaaggataggacattcaagatttaacacgcttagcggtagaatttttacattaatcagtgaaatatcaaaaacaggcgaaaatttttcttaaactgtccatgattgggtccgttaccttagttACTTTTTCTTTGACAATACATTTTATTCACTCTTTTAGTTTAGAATCCATGCAAATTAGAGTTAATTCTTCTACAAGTAAGTACACTTTGTCGCCctctatatttttagtattgcTAACGAAGATTGAATCCAGCTGTATTTTTAAGGGTAAAACTGAGCCACTACGGAACCCCGATTATCACTTCTAATTCTCGCGTTTTGAACACGCATGTATTTAAAATCACGTATtagtcgaaagcgattaattattGTTTCTCGTCACGAAATGCAAGAAAAATTTAACCTTTAATTATTCGCGTTAGCGACTTTATTAATTACTGAGCATGACTGGTCGATTGATCAATTAAGTCCGAGTCCTATTTTAGCTGAATTCGCCAGAGTCCGTTCAGAAAGACTTCGACTTTTTCTGGCAAGATGACTACGTCGTGACGAACCGAGAGACAGGCTGTGCCGTCATGTGCCTCTCCCACAAGCTGGAAATAGTCGATCCTGACTTGAATTTACAGCATGGGAACGCCAAGGATTTCGCCTTAAAACACGGAGCTGGTAAGATGTTATTCCTCCGTTAACGTTAGACAGGTACGTATCTAAATATTAGTTAAGAGATAAAcaattaaaaccggccaagagcgtgtcgggccacgctcagtgtagggttccgtagttttccgtatttttctcaaaaactacctactgaacctatcaagttcaaaataattttcctagaaagtctttataaagttctacttttgtgatttttttttcatattttttaaacatatggttcaaaagttagagggggggggggggacgcactttttttcctttagaagcgattatttccaaaaatattaatattatcaaaaaacgatcttagtaaacccctattcatttttaaatacctatccaacaatatatcacacgttggggttggaatgaaaaaaaatatgagccCCTACTTTAggtacatgtaggggggggtgaaccctaataaaacatttttttttcattttttatttttgcactttgttggcgtgattgttatacatattggtaccaaattttagctttctatagcctttttttttttatagtgctaacggttactgagattatccgcggacggacggacggacggacggacggacggacggacggacggacagagacatggcgaaactataccCTAAAAACGGCGCGGTGGTCGGTGCCGTCCTCAGCTAGCAGCTATTGTCCGCAATCGCGCTCATTGATAATTTGACTCGCTATCATTGCTAGCTTTCTGAGTTCTCTCTGCtgccaatacagaagagcgacaGAAAGAGCTAGTTACGATAAAGCTGTTGCGCTTAAGTATGCTAATATCGTCATCGTAACGAATACTCATTTGTAGTGCCCCTATATTTACGATATAAGTACCTTTACGTAC
This genomic stretch from Leguminivora glycinivorella isolate SPB_JAAS2020 chromosome Z, LegGlyc_1.1, whole genome shotgun sequence harbors:
- the LOC125240767 gene encoding pheromone-binding protein 1-like — its product is MCSLKGTLLTVAVCLVFAKMGESSKEVLHKMSTHFKEALDDCKKELNSPESVQKDFDFFWQDDYVVTNRETGCAVMCLSHKLEIVDPDLNLQHGNAKDFALKHGADEALAQELVKIIHTCGEGAYDPDSCTMVLNWVNCFKAEIHKKGMAPPVDVIMGELVAEV